CAGTAGATCCTCTTCATCTTTATCTTGGCGCTTCCATTCACAATCGAGACACAATCATCTCCTGTTTTCAAGTTGAAGTGTCAGCTATAACATTTTGagtttaatattataattaccATGATAGTGTTTTGAGTTAAATAGAAGTTTTTGGTGAAGAACCTGTGCTGATTTTACTGTCTTGGACTACAACATCGGTAGATGCGGTTATATGAATTCCATCAGTGTTGGGACTGTCTCCTGGAGATGTGACCATAACTCTAGAGATTCGAACTGTAGTTGACCGTTGTATGATCAAGTGCATCTGTTGGCTGTTCCGGATAGTTAAGCCTCTCACATACACATTTGAACTTGAATATATAGTTAGAGCCTGTATAAAAGTAAAGACTTTCTTAtaagcaaaatcaaacataaatgaTAAGTCTAATGGTCGATGAACACAAAAGGGAAAAAACTTAGACCGTTGGTGCGCCTACGCAAggctacaaaagaaaaacaagaaagatatgTGTCAGATTTCTACTTCATGATTGATTAGAAGAAAGTCCACTTTATGTAAAGAAGATACTTACGTTAGACTTGTTCTTCTTGCAAGAAGCAGCCCACCATTTGGTACCAGAACCATCTATAACTCCATTCCCTTGGAATACAACTCCTTGGAGTTTGGAAAATTGAAGCCAATTCCTTGGGAATTTCGGGTCCCATTGGCTAGGCTCATCTGGTGCTATGATTGTTCCATCAatctatcaaaatcaaaattaaaaaaaaataaaaatgcataAGACAATAAATGGTAACATGTTGTTGTAGCTTAACGTGTAACAGGAATTAAGAAGTTAAAAGATTACCTGAATGATCAATTTTTCTTGACATGGACCATCGAATTTCGTCGCATTTACTAAATAGCTACGTCCTTGTGGAACCAATAAAACAGAGTTTGGTGCAGAGCAGGCCATGGTCCAAGCTCTTATAAATGCCTGGTTATAAGAGAAACTTTTCACTAgttgataattaaaatatatatatatggtggTTTTGTGTGTCTATTCCACCAGCATTATCATGAATTTCTTAAACCGATTCGAGCATAACGCACCTGAGTATCATCAGAAACTCCATCTCCAGATGCATTAAAGCTATCCACATTCACCAGATTCTTACCAGAATATTGGCTTGTAAACGAcgagaaatcaaagaaggtCACATCATCCTCAATATCATCCTCAGGTACATCGAGGTTCTCAAGCTTCCCAAGAATGTCAAGTTCCTTGAACAACATTTTTCCTGTAGCTCCATAAGAAGCTACCATCAACAGAGCaaacagagaaataataaagggtttaatcattttatgcttaagaaaaaaagaactccAAGCAAAGATTAAGTGATTGTATAGTTTAAGATATGAGATTTTATGCAAAAATGATTTCTTTGTAATGAGATGATAATATggtttgaatatatatataagcagaTCATTAAGGCGATTTTATTGGCTTGGCTTTAAAGTAGATGAAGACAAGCCCTTAATACAAATTCATCTAACCTTAAAGCACAAGGCTCCCACTTCTTTGCTTTACTCCAAAAACTCTACACATATTTTCCTGGTCAACATATTGATCCCATTAACTCTGAGAAAAGGACGCATAAAGCTAAACATGTGacatttaaacattttttttaacttgtgaCATTTAAACATGGTGCCATATATAGTTTGGAAAacgaaaaatcaaacatatagTTGTTGTCCCATgcatgtaaatatatatatatatatatatagtactataGGTCAATTGTTGTACCAACCTTGAGTTGAAGATTTGATAcgttcaaaattttttttttagagagGTTGTTTACTCGTAACTAAAgtctttgaagaaaaaaaaaaaagtgttccTTGTGATAATTTTACAGAATGGATATACAGTTTTAGAATGGATAGATGACTAGACGTAAACATATACTAAAAATGTGAGGTTTTTACCCATTTAAGTTTACTCCTCAGTTGATTCTCATTTAAGTTCCTTTGACCAATTTAAACCCATATATATAGACCTATTTACTATAGTTTCGACATTACCACATAGGCGAAACCAAGTTAGATTAACTCAAGTGTTCAACGTGTGATGgttaatgaaaatttgatgTACGTTTATAACTCTCATAAGATATACAATACATCTCTAACGGGCCCTTTTACCTGATAAGACCTAAAAGGAAGAGAGGAATTTGGAAAAGAATTAGACATATCAATGTTGTGTAAAGATAAAGAGTCCATCGGTGGAGTGACATGACTGATAGTCTCTGGACACACTTCCGTATTTCATAAGGTCATAGCATAATAGACACGTCGATGATAGCTTCAACACGTCGATgtcatttttttccaaaacaactgatttgttttttgtgctTTAAGCGTGTGTGCCCTTGTTCTTTGAGGAGAAAATATAACGTCGACGATAGCTTGATCACAGGGATCACTCTCTACTCTCTAGCCTGTGAGGaaattttaatctaatatGTAAATGATTCTGAGGGTTTAAAGTGAACTAGGGTTTCAGATCCCCCTACACATGGGCTTACacttttgtaaacaaaatgGGGCCTTAAGCCCATTAAAGAATGATAAAGTCTAGTCTACTACGAGACTCGTAGTACGGTTCTACCTCTGCCTACCTCTGTTTTCGGCTTCCTCGACCGTTTCGTTTTAACCGTTCGATTTGATGACTGCTTCTGAATCGAATGGCTCTAATTAATTGCAAGTATTGACgaataaaatacataaacgTGTGGAGTGTAGAATAAAAACATCAGATTCGAAATTCattattttccattttccaAATCATAAAATCACAGAGGAGAAAGATTCTCATTGTTCTTGCTCACAGAATCTGATACTGAATTGAAGCAAAGCATCACTACAggtatctttttattttttttgtcttatctaatcttttttttcttttcttgattttactTTGTCTCGTTAAGTAAAGAATCTGTCTCTTGCTTTGAATGCTATACCTCTCTTTATGTTTCAagttttatctctctctctctctctctctctcgttgtCCATTGTTATTgctaaccaaaaaacaaaatcaaaacccgtGATGTCTCATCATGAGTTTCTCGCctctactttttcttttcttgacgTGAATTTATTAGACTCTAtgtgttaaaacttaaaatcaaGATCACTTGGTTTCACAAAgttatagagattttttttgagaaatggTGAAGAATGTGTTTAGCAGAATTGATTTGTCGAGTTTTATTACAGGTTCAACTGAACATACTTGGCAACCAACAATGACTTCGGAGACAAACATTCCAAGTTACTGGCTTAACTGGAGATTCTTCGTCTGTGCAATCTTTGTCTTAACGTCTCTGTTTCTATCTTCTTATCTGATTTGGAGATATGAAGGACCAATAAAACGCAAGAAACGTGGTGATGATCAAAGCCTGGAGCTAGAACAACTCACAGGAGTTgtatatgatgatgaatcttGGAATACTAGTGTCAAAGAGATTCATCCGAATTGGTTGTTAGGTTTtcgtgtttttggttttgttgttcttcttggaCTTATCTCTGGTAATGCTATTGCTGATGGAACCGGCATTTTCATCTTCTACACACAGTGAGTCtccataaatattttcttgattacaTAAAGTTGATAACAATTTCACTTGTTCTGATGAGTTTTGATTGGTTCTTATATATCAGATGGACTTTCACATTGGTCACAATTTACTTTGGGGTATGGCTTTTCTTCACCTTATCATGGTACTTCACATCTACCTGAGATTAGTAGTGGTTACACATTTTGGTTTTTCGAAACCTAAAGTCGGCTTGATGTATTGCAGCTTGGATCATTGGTGTCCATATACAGATTTAGGTCTCCTGATAATGGTGAAAACAGAGTTAGTATAGTAGATGAAGAGCAAGGGACGTATAGACCTCCCGGGAATGCCGAAAACTCGAATGTGTTTAAATCTTCAAGCGGACACGATAGAGAAAACATGTCTACACGTCAGGTTGCAACTACATTGGGTTACATTCATCAGATTCTTTTTCAAGTAAGTCTTCCTGAGATTTTTAAGTGTCAAAACATGTTAcgttctctgtttctgaagTCTGAacatgtttttggatttgcAGACTTGTGCAGGAGCTGTATTGCTCACAGATGGTGTGTTTTGGTTCATTATCTATCCTTTTCTCACAGCTAAAGATTTCAATCTCGACTTTGTAAGTTTTAACCAAGACAGTAGACActttgttttagattttcttgtGGCTAAAATTTATCCAAACATTACTACAGTTTATTGTGATTATGCACTCGGTCAATGCTATCTTCCTCCTCGGTGAAACTTTCTTGAATTCTCTGGTTAGTCAATACAAAAACATGATGATGGATCAATAATGATGATTATATTTACAGTGATGATGACTTTTTTTAGTGATTTCCATGTGTCCAGCGATTCCCGTTGTTCAGGGTTTCATACTTTGTGGTATGGACCGGCATATTCGTGCTATTTCAATGGATTGTTCATGCTTGTGTCTCCTTTTGGTAATAGTCACGTTAACTATCTTTCTTTACATTATCTTATGAACAGAGTAGTTTACTTGCTTGGGATCTTAAGCTATGTGTATAACAGTGTGATATCTGTTTGTGTAGGTGGCCTTACCCATTCTTGGATTTGTCATCATCCTATGCTCCTTTATGGTACTCAACACAAACTCATCGCCTATTATATCGGTTATGAAAACTTGTGCCACTAGATCTAGAGATGAAACTAGATGCTAAAGATGAATGGATTTAGACTACACGTAGATTCTAGATTCTAAAGATGAATGGATTTAGACTACACGTAGTAATGTTTAGCTGATGTTGCAGGTATGCGGCTGTTGGGTTGATGCACATACCATGCTTTGGAATATTTGCTTTGATCGTGAAGTTGAAGCACTTGTGGCTCTCAAGATGTTACTCAGAAGGAACATAATAACAtatatcatatacatatactcAAATGGTTAACAGAGTCTCTCATGAGTCTTAAACAGAGTTCAAAGAAGAAGGTACATGTAGGTTCCCTCCTGTATAATCACTTAGCTAGCTAGTCACCATTCTTTTGGAGGGGGCTTACAAATAAAACTGTTCTTTTGATGATTACTTTTGTTGTATTGTTGCATCGTGTGAGATTAGTTTTGAATTAAGCATCGTCCAACTATGAAAAACTTACAATACAATATAGTCAATTGGAGTTTTTGTATTGAGTcgcaaaaaaaagaaaaaaatgcagTTAGACATGTAATATTGGACCGTATCCAATTCTATGGGCCGAGATGAGCCCATTATCACCTTTCGAAATGCGTCTTTTTGCACATCTAAAAATTAGCCAATTTTTTAATGTCGAAACTCGAAAGAGAGAGTTTATGATCATTTAAACAACATTATTTACTATAGTGGacttaactaaaaaaaaatctctttccTCTAATTAGGTGATAATGGAGATAAAAGTGattatgataataatattcGTAAGTGATTTGAGACGGTCTTCGTGGGCCTAAAAGACTAATCCTTCGCATATCTACTTAAGAGCTTTATCAGTGCTTGAAAATGGAATTAATGATTGTGCCAAAAGTACATAAAATCTAGTGTATATAGATATTATATagctaaaataaatatgttagaatcattcatataaatatatatatatatgttaaattcatttttatatataagaaaactttGGTCCGACTAATATTATTTGGGGAGTATAGTTATGGATACCCGTTCAAATCATTTTGACTAAATTATACCACCATTCTAGATTTACGTATACGTGTGATCATGCCAATTCTATTTTATTGTTGACTAAAATAAGGTGTGATTGTGTGAAAAAAGCTCTTTTTAAACGTGGTGGTTGTGATTTGTGAGCTCACCAATGAAAAAAGTCAGCTAGTAATTGCACTTTTAGAATAATAATAGTTAGGTTTACGTCGTCAAATGCGCCATACGCATAACCATTAACCAAAAGGTTTAGGCTTATGATTATAGAAATAATTGTTATAGGTGTATAAAAATAGAGTCAAAATCGAAGATAAGCAAAATGGTGCCACGTTAATCAACAAAGATCGTAATCTTTTAACCTGAGCTAATTAAGTAGAACTAACTTTCCATTAATGtatcttttgagtttttgatcTCACCCGCACAGTTGGAGCCCAATTCCCTTGCCCTTATCGTTGACTCtactaaattttcaatttgaagTTTCTGCATTTATTCTGTACGTGTAAGTATCAATTAATTCTGATGTAAACGAACATTTGATAGTGTGAGTGCCAAAATTATTGgtgtatatttttgaaatgtaacgctttttattatattgttgttataacttatataacaATACATAAGCAAAATTagcaccaaaaataaaaaaacagagcaagaaagTTACACTACAAATTAATAAACGAGACGAACTTTATTTTATCGATTTCTACAATGTTCTAATTTTACTATACTGTAGTAGGAATAGAAGGAAGATGGTAGAACAGTTTCTCTTCTAAGCAAACTTCCacgaaattaaagaaagacaaattttatatttgaaggACCACAGACAAAACGCAAAGGACCACTTCATAAGAAACatttgaaaatagaaacaaaaacacattgCATCAGGATGCTTAGCATTGTTTTCGTTTTAATGCATGTCCACGACATCCCCTGATCATGGGAATAAAATCAATGAGCTAAACAGTAATTTATAATAagctggtttttttttgtcgtcaacAGCAATTTTTTAACGtgagaaaaagagattagaatctttaacaaaaaaaagtattagatTTAGTAGATGCTCATGTTTCCTGTCCCAGTAAACTATTCTTCTCCACTGTTTCCAAGCTCCATTTCAAAAGATTTATTCCTCAgtataaaagttaaaataatccatattttactttttttggtcTATAAAGTCCCCGGCCAAAGTTTTGGTGCAACCATTGCTGAAGAGACAAAAGATCAAGTGGTTCTGTGATCAGTTGTTtgcataacaaaaaaaaaaaactattggtGGCTATTTAATTTGTCCACTTTTCTTACAGGTACGTTGATATGTTTTGGTTaagttataattatatgttagttaattaaaaatgagTCTCTCAGTGTTTAGTATAGTAATCTCAAATTTCAGTTCGTTACAAGCGTTATGTAGAGATgactaaaaacaatatttgttaAAACATAACATATTAAGACAagcatataaaattttataaaccaTATTAAGATTATTTTGATAACATGTAATTGTATAGCATAAAACTacttagaaagaaagagaaacaaccAAAGGAGAGTATTAAGACCTGGGAttcccaaaataaataaataaaatccatAAGAAGCTAAGTAATCTCCAATTTCAGTAACATTTCtaacaacagaaacaaatttgTTCAAAACCACATATTGATGATATGAGATACAAAAAAGAATGACAATAAACTCCTACAAAGTTGAAGCAACCGAGTGgtacaataatatattaacaaaaaccTCAATACAAAGAATTGAAACCTAACAACACTAAATCACGGGAACAGTATGAACAATCCATGATGAAACATTCGAGTGGTACAATATTATCTTAGCAACATAATTATATGCACTTGATCTAATAATTTAGTCGTCactttttgttattattattttttctgcaagacacacattttttttttgcaatcaTTTCTCGACGATAGTGATCATATAGATTATAGAAACTTGTGACCCCCCCcaaaaaatacagaaaagtttagaaacaatataaatatgtGCTGTGAAGGCCACCGGTGGGGATTCAATACGATACGATCCAACGAAGTGAAAtgagagagaaggaaagtTCTGTCGTTTTTATAAGGTTTGATACTAAAACAAAGCTTTATGTCAGTTAAATTTCACACCAAAGTAGTCCGACGGATGTGTCAATCAAACCTGTCCATCATCAAAAAGACCTTTatgacatttgtttttatttttttttgcggaAAAAACGATATGGATCATCGGATCGGGTCTGGAGTAGACCCATgcaaaaatatagttttttttcttacaacagGGTTTATAGAtggattttggtttatgaCAAAAACTGCAGGTTCTGTTACTATATAAGGTAATGAAACATTTTGAGTTGATATTATACGCGACTAACAGATTCTctatgaaaataacaagaagTGCGATAAGTGGAGTGGCCACTATAAAAAATAGTTCCTAAGAGTGTGTTTAATTAGCAAATGACTGAAAgcaattaaaaaacaaaaattgtttactATGTTGTGATTGATAATGAGCACCTAGCTACCATAGACGTGTTttacagagaaacaaaactagGTGAAAATTGAAAGAGTGAAATTGAAGTTGAACCGATCCGGTTAGACAACTAGAATCGTAGTAGCCTAGTAGGTGTCGGCCACCgtaattgaaacaaaaagcttattaattaacaaaattaccatcatttgtttttactgtcaaaattcaaattaccATCGTCTAACctgtttttgttaacaagtACTAATTGTTGTCTTCATTAGCTAAGTCATAAATTCTAAAGGTTAGCGTGCTATTTTGATCATTTGTGCgataatattatatatcaaaaataatcgTAACCATGTAATCGTACAGTTAAAAAAAGTGCTCTTGAATCACGAAGAAATCTTTTTATAATCACTCGAATCGTATTCCTTAACACATATGGCAAACCCttgaaatctttcttcttttatactAGTacgacaaaataaaataaaaattatggtgtctttaagaaaaacttgtaaattaTCATAATAAACTATGAAAATTCATAttcgtgatttttttttttttttgcttttcgtcacaaatcatttttttttttttttggttttttgctGAAATATTTACGATCATTGCCCTCAGACTACTATACTACGAGACCGCCTCAACTTGGCCAGTCTATCTATTTCCATtgtctctatctctctctctctttgaagCAGTTTGTTACTTCTTACTTTTGTGTTTCTTCATATTCTTCAGAAGCAAGCACAAGGCTAGGGATCGAAGAAGCGGCGATCACTGATCGTATCTCACTACGATCACATTAATGGATAGAATGTGTGGTTTCCGCTCGACGGAAGACTATTCGGAGAAAGCGACGTTGATGATGCCGTCCGATTATCAGTCTTTGATTTGTTCAACCACCGGAGACAATCAAAGACTGTTTGGATCCGACGAACTCGCTACCGCTTTGTCCTCGGAGTTGCTTCCGCGTATTCGAAAAGCTGAGGATAATTTCTCTCTTAGTGTCATCAAATCCAAAATCGCTTCTCATCCTTTGTATCCTCGCTTACTCCAAACCTACATCGATTGCCAAAAGGTGATCTCGCTGCTTTcgtgttttgtcttttctttttcttgttgtgTATGATTTTGTGCTTTCAAGGTTAATTTGATTAAGCGTCAGGAATTTTACATGTATTCATCGTCGTATTTAAAGATAgttctcttacttttttttttctattccaCTTTAACCCTAAGATAAGATTGGAGAACTAGAGAGACTGTGTTTATATGTGagagtgatttttttttttttttggttattgattGACAGGTGGGAGCGCCTATGGAAATAGCGTGTATATTGGAAGAGATTCAGCGAGAGAACCATG
This sequence is a window from Arabidopsis thaliana chromosome 1 sequence. Protein-coding genes within it:
- a CDS encoding Pectin lyase-like superfamily protein (Pectin lyase-like superfamily protein; FUNCTIONS IN: polygalacturonase activity; INVOLVED IN: carbohydrate metabolic process; LOCATED IN: endomembrane system; EXPRESSED IN: 6 plant structures; EXPRESSED DURING: 4 anthesis, C globular stage, petal differentiation and expansion stage; CONTAINS InterPro DOMAIN/s: Pectin lyase fold/virulence factor (InterPro:IPR011050), Pectin lyase fold (InterPro:IPR012334), Glycoside hydrolase, family 28 (InterPro:IPR000743), Parallel beta-helix repeat (InterPro:IPR006626); BEST Arabidopsis thaliana protein match is: Pectin lyase-like superfamily protein (TAIR:AT1G23460.1); Has 4030 Blast hits to 4010 proteins in 486 species: Archae - 4; Bacteria - 1128; Metazoa - 14; Fungi - 1268; Plants - 1483; Viruses - 0; Other Eukaryotes - 133 (source: NCBI BLink).); protein product: MIKPFIISLFALLMVASYGATGKMLFKELDILGKLENLDVPEDDIEDDVTFFDFSSFTSQYSGKNLVNVDSFNASGDGVSDDTQAFIRAWTMACSAPNSVLLVPQGRSYLVNATKFDGPCQEKLIIQIDGTIIAPDEPSQWDPKFPRNWLQFSKLQGVVFQGNGVIDGSGTKWWAASCKKNKSNPCVGAPTALTIYSSSNVYVRGLTIRNSQQMHLIIQRSTTVRISRVMVTSPGDSPNTDGIHITASTDVVVQDSKISTGDDCVSIVNGSAKIKMKRIYCGPGHGISIGSLGQGHSKGTVTAVVLETAFLKNTTNGLRIKTWQGGNGYVKGVRFENVVMQDVANPIIIDQFYCDSPSTCQNQTSAVHISEIMYRNITGTTKSSKAINFKCSDAVPCSHIVLNNINLEGNDGKVEAYCNSAEGFGYGVVHPSADCLYSHDDKSLNQTDQYLAETIMVEKETENAHDEL
- a CDS encoding uncharacterized protein (unknown protein; BEST Arabidopsis thaliana protein match is: unknown protein (TAIR:AT1G10660.1); Has 141 Blast hits to 140 proteins in 16 species: Archae - 0; Bacteria - 0; Metazoa - 4; Fungi - 0; Plants - 135; Viruses - 0; Other Eukaryotes - 2 (source: NCBI BLink).); amino-acid sequence: MVKNVFSRIDLSSFITGSTEHTWQPTMTSETNIPSYWLNWRFFVCAIFVLTSLFLSSYLIWRYEGPIKRKKRGDDQSLELEQLTGVVYDDESWNTSVKEIHPNWLLGFRVFGFVVLLGLISGNAIADGTGIFIFYTQWTFTLVTIYFGLGSLVSIYRFRSPDNGENRVSIVDEEQGTYRPPGNAENSNVFKSSSGHDRENMSTRQVATTLGYIHQILFQTCAGAVLLTDGVFWFIIYPFLTAKDFNLDFFIVIMHSVNAIFLLGETFLNSLGFILCGMDRHIRAISMDCSCLCLLLVALPILGFVIILCSFMVCGCWVDAHTMLWNICFDREVEALVALKMLLRRNIITYIIYIYSNG